Proteins from a genomic interval of Chroococcidiopsis thermalis PCC 7203:
- a CDS encoding TetR/AcrR family transcriptional regulator: MPPRDDRDFEDKRQQIIDGALQVFASKGFEKATNKDIAAASGIGSPGLIYHYFKDKSDLFEQVIEQRLPLLQLLSHSDELMTKPIEDVLTLFGHAFLRMAENPTSLALFKLIMGEAIRQPHVAEIVNRIGPSRSVAFLSGYLEQQMAAGVLKPMNPNAAARCFAGSFVAYLLTREVFMQPDAQQLSAEVMVETAVKVFLQGTLVVPIDE; encoded by the coding sequence ATGCCCCCACGCGACGATCGCGATTTTGAGGATAAGCGACAGCAAATTATTGATGGTGCTTTACAAGTTTTTGCTAGCAAAGGCTTTGAGAAAGCAACTAATAAAGATATTGCTGCTGCATCCGGTATTGGTTCCCCTGGGTTGATTTATCACTATTTCAAGGATAAAAGCGATCTGTTTGAGCAAGTTATCGAACAACGTTTACCTTTACTGCAACTACTGAGCCATAGCGATGAGTTAATGACCAAACCAATAGAGGATGTGTTAACTCTGTTCGGTCATGCTTTTCTCAGAATGGCTGAAAATCCTACATCGCTGGCTCTATTCAAACTCATCATGGGAGAAGCAATTCGGCAGCCGCACGTTGCAGAAATAGTAAATCGAATTGGTCCTAGTCGTTCGGTGGCTTTCTTGTCTGGTTATTTAGAACAACAGATGGCTGCTGGCGTACTCAAACCGATGAATCCAAACGCAGCAGCACGCTGTTTCGCTGGTTCTTTTGTGGCATATTTACTAACGCGGGAGGTCTTCATGCAACCCGACGCACAGCAGCTTAGTGCAGAAGTGATGGTAGAAACTGCGGTCAAAGTTTTCTTACAAGGGACATTAGTTGTTCCCA
- a CDS encoding valine--tRNA ligase, translated as MTATIPNLPSLYDPFTTEAKWQKFWEDNQVYKADPQRGGEPYCIVIPPPNVTGSLHMGHAFDNTLIDSLIRYHRMKGYNALYLPGTDHASIAVHTILEKQLQAEGKTRYELGREKFLERAWQWKDSSKGTIVGQLRRLGVSVDWSRERFTMDEGLNKAVIEEFVRFHEEGLIYRSKYLVNWCPATQSAVSDLEVENKEVNGHLWHFRYPLTDGSGSVELATTRPETMLGDTAVAVNPNDDRYKHLIGKTLTLPIMQREIPVIGDEFVDPEFGTGCVKVTPAHDPNDFEMGQRHDLPFINIMNKDGTLNENAGDFQGQDRFVARKNVVKRLEADGFLVKVEEYKHAVPYSDRGKVPIEPLLSTQWFVKIRPLADRTLSFLDEQNSPQFVPQRWTKVYRDWLVKLRDWCISRQLWWGHQIPAWYAVSETGGEITDNTPFVVARSEAEAREKANAQFGADVKLEQDPDVLDTWFSSGLWPFSTLGWPDRTEDLEFYYPTATLVTGFDIIFFWVARMTMLGGHFTGQMPFKDVYIHGLVLDENGKKMSKSAGNGIDPLLLMDKYGTDALRYTLVKEVVGAGQDIRLDYNRQKDESASVEASRNFANKLWNAARFVMMNLDGKTPQQLGVEALHATSLQLSDRWILSRYHQVVKQSTDYIDNYGLGEAAKGLYEFIWGDFCDWYIELVKSRLFQKDAEGAASRLVAQQTLAYVLEGILKLLHPFMPHITEEIWHTLTQSEEGQSISVQPYPESDATLIDSELEQQFELLIEAIRTLRNLRAEAGIKPGVKVKAVMQSESDRERQILTSSELYIQDLAKVESLTITSALETALEPAIADVVGTVQVLIPLAGVVDVAVLKAKLEKSLSKAQAEAKSLSARLSNPTFVDKAPADVVQGAKDALAEAEKQIEILQARLRLLK; from the coding sequence ATGACAGCAACCATTCCTAACCTGCCTAGCCTCTACGACCCCTTCACCACTGAAGCCAAGTGGCAAAAGTTTTGGGAAGACAACCAAGTGTATAAAGCAGACCCCCAGCGCGGCGGGGAACCCTACTGCATCGTCATTCCTCCTCCAAACGTGACTGGTAGCCTCCACATGGGTCACGCCTTCGATAACACGCTGATAGATTCCCTGATCCGCTACCATCGCATGAAGGGATACAATGCCCTATATCTCCCTGGAACCGACCACGCCAGTATTGCAGTTCACACAATTTTGGAAAAGCAACTGCAAGCAGAAGGCAAAACCCGCTACGAACTCGGACGGGAGAAATTTCTCGAACGCGCTTGGCAGTGGAAAGACTCATCTAAGGGTACAATTGTCGGTCAACTGCGCCGCTTGGGAGTTTCCGTAGATTGGTCGCGGGAACGCTTCACGATGGATGAAGGCTTAAACAAAGCAGTTATAGAAGAGTTTGTCCGATTTCACGAAGAAGGACTAATTTATCGCAGCAAATATTTAGTAAACTGGTGTCCCGCCACTCAGTCAGCAGTATCCGATTTAGAAGTAGAAAATAAAGAAGTCAACGGGCATTTATGGCACTTCCGCTATCCATTAACTGATGGATCTGGATCTGTAGAATTAGCAACAACGCGACCGGAGACAATGTTAGGCGATACGGCTGTCGCGGTAAATCCAAATGACGATCGCTACAAACATTTAATTGGTAAAACCCTAACTTTACCAATTATGCAGCGAGAAATTCCGGTAATTGGCGATGAATTTGTCGATCCTGAATTTGGAACGGGTTGCGTTAAAGTGACTCCCGCCCACGACCCGAACGATTTTGAGATGGGTCAGCGTCACGATCTGCCGTTTATTAATATTATGAATAAAGACGGTACGCTGAATGAAAATGCGGGAGATTTTCAAGGACAAGATCGATTTGTTGCCCGTAAAAATGTCGTCAAACGGTTAGAAGCCGATGGATTTCTCGTCAAAGTAGAAGAATACAAACATGCTGTACCGTATAGCGATCGCGGTAAGGTTCCGATTGAACCCCTACTTTCAACTCAGTGGTTCGTCAAAATTCGTCCTTTAGCCGATCGCACTCTATCATTTCTAGACGAGCAAAATTCGCCTCAGTTCGTTCCCCAACGTTGGACGAAGGTTTATCGCGACTGGCTAGTTAAACTCAGAGATTGGTGTATTTCGCGTCAACTATGGTGGGGGCATCAAATTCCGGCTTGGTATGCTGTCAGCGAGACAGGTGGAGAAATTACTGACAATACGCCGTTCGTTGTCGCACGAAGCGAAGCAGAAGCACGGGAAAAAGCTAACGCACAGTTTGGCGCGGATGTCAAGCTGGAACAAGACCCAGACGTATTAGATACGTGGTTTTCTTCGGGATTATGGCCCTTTTCTACTTTAGGCTGGCCCGATCGCACTGAGGACTTAGAATTTTACTATCCTACCGCTACCCTAGTCACGGGATTTGACATTATCTTCTTTTGGGTGGCAAGAATGACCATGCTAGGGGGGCATTTTACCGGACAGATGCCGTTCAAGGATGTTTACATCCACGGGTTGGTATTGGATGAAAATGGTAAGAAAATGTCCAAGTCAGCGGGAAATGGGATCGATCCGCTGTTACTAATGGATAAATATGGGACAGATGCCTTACGCTACACCTTGGTGAAAGAAGTTGTCGGCGCGGGACAAGATATTCGGTTGGATTACAATCGTCAAAAAGATGAATCGGCTTCTGTGGAAGCTTCCCGCAACTTTGCCAATAAATTGTGGAACGCCGCCCGATTTGTAATGATGAATTTGGATGGCAAAACCCCGCAACAATTAGGTGTAGAGGCGTTGCACGCAACGTCTCTACAATTGTCCGATCGCTGGATTCTCTCTCGCTACCACCAGGTGGTCAAACAATCTACAGATTACATTGATAATTACGGATTGGGAGAAGCGGCAAAAGGTTTATATGAATTCATCTGGGGCGATTTCTGCGACTGGTATATCGAATTAGTCAAATCGCGGCTATTTCAGAAAGATGCCGAGGGCGCAGCGTCGCGGCTGGTAGCACAACAAACTCTTGCCTACGTTTTAGAAGGTATACTCAAACTCCTGCATCCCTTTATGCCTCATATTACTGAGGAAATTTGGCACACGCTGACGCAATCAGAAGAGGGGCAGAGTATATCCGTACAACCATATCCAGAATCAGATGCGACTCTAATTGACTCAGAATTAGAGCAGCAATTTGAATTGTTAATTGAGGCAATTCGTACCCTGCGCAACCTACGGGCGGAAGCAGGAATTAAGCCAGGGGTAAAGGTAAAAGCGGTAATGCAAAGTGAAAGCGATCGCGAACGCCAAATTTTGACAAGTAGTGAATTGTATATTCAAGACCTTGCCAAAGTCGAGTCACTGACGATAACTTCAGCTTTAGAAACAGCATTAGAACCTGCGATCGCCGATGTTGTCGGTACGGTACAAGTCCTAATTCCTTTGGCGGGAGTTGTTGATGTCGCCGTACTCAAAGCTAAGCTAGAAAAAAGCCTTAGTAAAGCCCAAGCTGAAGCCAAATCTCTCTCGGCGCGACTATCTAACCCTACCTTTGTTGATAAAGCCCCTGCTGATGTCGTCCAAGGCGCTAAGGATGCTTTAGCCGAAGCAGAAAAACAGATTGAAATTCTCCAAGCCCGATTGCGTTTGTTGAAATAG
- a CDS encoding ABC1 kinase family protein has translation MNVKQVSPNPQQLDSQTGNSYVEVTTDSPVTSTDVVPRHATEIGHSSIEPEFALRYEPEAIAAYYSRRPFQVIGRIFAVLLPCFSFAFGLWWDKQWGRSLKMQQRRAVQLRELLTQLGPAYIKIGQALSTRPDLVPPGYLEELTQLQDQLPPFDNAIAYRFIQEELGQTPEEIYAELSANPIAAASLGQVYKGKLKTGEDVAVKVQRPDLRDRITIDLYIIRRLAAWANKTFKRIRSNLVDILDEFGYRIFEEMDYVQEGENAERFTEYYGYLPDIYVPKIYWQYTQRRVLTMEWITGTKLTQVEAIRAQGIDAQHIIEVGVQCSLRQLLENGFFHADPHPGNLLATPDGKLAYLDFGMMSEIKPAQRYGLIEAIVHLVNRDFDSLAQDYVKLEFLTPDTDLTPIVPAFAKVFNAALGASVSELNIKSITDELSNLMYEYPFRVPAYYALIIRSLVTLEGIAIRIEPDFKVLSAAYPYVAKRLLIDPAPELRASLKDLLFKEGTFRWNRLENLLRNARGNQDYDFNIVLNQMIDFLSSERGAFIRDRLVDEIVKSVDAVSRNTLHAVTSRLRDTFDRVPLGNRLAMAIHETPGASSEQQQTLEHIKRIWGILQETRGFDPAQLIPQLTQVLTKPETQRIGQQLASQLTQKAIARLLRELLITPEDNYSNGYKPDARDRLVLPPAKV, from the coding sequence ATGAATGTGAAGCAGGTTTCCCCAAATCCTCAGCAGTTGGACAGCCAAACAGGGAACAGTTACGTAGAAGTAACGACAGATAGCCCCGTGACTAGCACAGATGTTGTGCCAAGACACGCTACAGAAATTGGACACAGCTCGATCGAGCCGGAATTTGCATTAAGATACGAACCGGAAGCGATCGCTGCATATTACAGTCGTCGTCCTTTTCAGGTTATTGGGAGAATTTTTGCGGTTCTGCTGCCCTGTTTTTCCTTTGCTTTTGGTTTGTGGTGGGATAAGCAATGGGGACGCAGCTTAAAAATGCAGCAGCGTAGGGCAGTTCAGTTAAGAGAATTGTTGACGCAACTTGGTCCAGCTTATATCAAAATCGGTCAAGCTCTTTCTACTCGCCCCGATTTAGTTCCACCTGGATATTTAGAGGAACTAACACAACTGCAAGATCAGCTACCACCTTTTGATAATGCGATCGCCTACCGTTTTATTCAAGAGGAATTGGGGCAAACTCCCGAAGAAATTTATGCCGAACTGTCTGCCAATCCGATTGCTGCTGCTTCTTTAGGGCAAGTGTATAAGGGTAAGCTAAAGACTGGGGAAGATGTGGCGGTGAAGGTACAGCGCCCAGACTTACGCGATCGCATTACTATTGACTTATATATCATTCGTCGTCTGGCAGCTTGGGCAAACAAAACTTTTAAGCGCATCCGCAGTAACTTAGTCGATATTCTCGACGAGTTTGGATATCGCATTTTTGAAGAAATGGACTACGTTCAGGAGGGCGAAAACGCCGAACGTTTTACCGAATACTACGGATATTTACCAGATATTTACGTCCCCAAAATCTATTGGCAATACACCCAGCGCCGAGTCTTGACGATGGAGTGGATTACCGGAACGAAGCTGACGCAGGTAGAAGCGATTCGCGCCCAAGGAATAGATGCCCAACACATCATTGAAGTTGGGGTGCAGTGTTCGCTGCGTCAGCTATTGGAAAATGGATTTTTCCACGCCGATCCTCACCCAGGGAATTTACTTGCCACGCCCGATGGGAAGTTGGCATATTTAGACTTTGGCATGATGAGCGAGATCAAGCCAGCCCAAAGGTACGGATTGATTGAAGCGATCGTCCACTTGGTAAATCGTGATTTTGACTCTTTAGCACAGGACTATGTGAAACTGGAGTTTTTGACTCCAGATACAGATTTAACACCCATCGTCCCTGCTTTTGCTAAGGTATTTAACGCCGCCTTGGGTGCTAGCGTATCGGAATTAAATATTAAAAGTATTACTGACGAACTGTCGAATTTAATGTATGAATATCCTTTCCGCGTCCCAGCATATTACGCTTTGATCATTCGCTCTCTGGTGACGTTAGAAGGAATTGCCATTCGGATCGAACCTGATTTTAAAGTTCTCAGTGCCGCTTATCCTTACGTTGCAAAGCGTTTGTTGATCGATCCCGCGCCAGAGTTGCGCGCATCATTAAAAGATTTGCTGTTTAAAGAAGGGACGTTCCGCTGGAATCGCTTAGAAAACTTGTTACGCAATGCCCGTGGCAATCAGGACTATGACTTTAATATTGTCTTGAATCAAATGATTGATTTTCTCTCATCCGAACGCGGGGCTTTTATTCGCGATCGCCTGGTAGATGAGATCGTTAAGAGTGTAGATGCTGTGAGTCGAAATACCTTACACGCCGTCACATCCAGGCTGCGAGATACATTCGATCGCGTTCCATTGGGAAATCGTTTGGCAATGGCAATTCATGAAACTCCAGGTGCTTCTTCCGAGCAACAGCAAACTTTGGAGCATATTAAGCGTATTTGGGGAATTTTACAAGAAACTCGTGGTTTCGACCCCGCACAATTAATTCCGCAATTAACACAGGTGTTGACAAAACCAGAGACTCAAAGAATCGGGCAGCAACTCGCCAGTCAGTTAACGCAAAAGGCGATCGCCCGTTTGTTGCGGGAATTATTAATTACACCAGAAGATAATTACAGCAACGGTTATAAACCAGATGCACGCGATCGGCTAGTGTTACCACCCGCAAAGGTTTAA
- a CDS encoding potassium channel family protein — MYILIGGAGLVGLNLAQKLVELGHTVAIIDCDPNACRYAREQVGVMAFEGSAVNTEVLLEAGIRKADSVAAVLRQDALNLAMVTLAKHYGVSHILARMRHRDFAEPLRLAGANHIISTVELAVSTMVNAIEYPQVESMMHFEQGQIEVLKLALPNNCYVVGRSVAEIAQDRRFPTGSLIIGYQAHPHEDLVIPNGSTILEPDSTVLIVTKPGSLHQVIDFIEGCR; from the coding sequence ATGTATATACTTATTGGCGGCGCGGGCTTAGTTGGGCTAAATTTGGCACAAAAGCTTGTAGAGTTAGGGCATACGGTTGCAATTATTGATTGCGATCCTAATGCCTGTCGTTATGCCCGCGAACAAGTGGGGGTGATGGCTTTTGAAGGGAGTGCAGTCAATACAGAAGTGTTGTTAGAAGCAGGGATTCGCAAAGCTGACTCTGTGGCTGCTGTCCTCCGTCAGGATGCTTTAAATTTAGCAATGGTCACTCTTGCCAAGCACTACGGAGTCTCTCATATTTTGGCGCGGATGCGTCACCGCGATTTTGCCGAACCGCTACGTCTTGCTGGAGCTAATCATATTATTAGTACTGTAGAGCTGGCAGTCTCTACAATGGTAAATGCGATCGAGTATCCACAAGTGGAATCGATGATGCATTTCGAGCAGGGACAAATTGAAGTATTGAAACTCGCGCTTCCTAATAATTGCTACGTTGTCGGTCGTAGCGTTGCCGAAATTGCTCAGGATCGAAGATTTCCCACAGGCTCTTTAATTATTGGTTATCAAGCCCACCCTCATGAAGATTTAGTCATACCTAATGGTAGTACAATACTAGAACCGGATTCAACTGTATTAATCGTGACGAAACCAGGTTCGCTACATCAAGTCATCGATTTTATCGAAGGTTGTCGGTAA
- a CDS encoding DUF3124 domain-containing protein, translating to MRIYPLFCLLVSVFFLYSCTSPSPSQQANSPQKTSSQQVVNVDENFKRVAGQTVYVPVYSHIYHDDGKKTFNLAATLSIRNTDLANPIVITFVRYYDTNGKLVRQYLEQPIQIDALASTDFVIDTTDTSGGSGAKFLVEWIAQTEISEPIIEAVMIGSGYHQGISFISPGKVIKSDNNK from the coding sequence ATGAGAATATATCCATTATTTTGCTTACTTGTATCTGTTTTTTTTCTATATTCCTGTACGTCACCAAGTCCGTCACAACAAGCTAATTCTCCACAGAAAACTTCATCTCAACAAGTAGTAAATGTAGATGAAAACTTTAAAAGAGTAGCAGGTCAAACTGTCTATGTTCCTGTCTACTCTCATATCTATCACGATGATGGGAAAAAGACTTTTAATTTAGCAGCTACCCTTAGTATTCGTAATACCGATTTGGCAAATCCTATTGTCATTACCTTTGTTCGCTACTACGATACAAATGGAAAGTTAGTCAGGCAATATTTAGAGCAACCAATTCAAATTGATGCTCTAGCTTCTACAGATTTTGTCATTGATACAACCGATACGAGTGGAGGATCGGGAGCTAAATTTCTTGTGGAATGGATAGCTCAAACAGAAATTTCTGAACCTATTATTGAAGCAGTTATGATTGGTAGCGGCTACCATCAAGGCATTTCTTTTATTAGTCCAGGTAAAGTCATAAAATCAGATAACAATAAATAG
- a CDS encoding cation:proton antiporter — protein MEVAQLVTVLIILLLVATGVALLSRWLRMPYVAGLVLAGLAITQLLPQRIGLDASLVLNLFLPILLFEAAINTDISRLRNTVKPIALLAGPGVVIAAGIIALVLKFGLGLTWIPALLVGVILANTDTVSVIAVFKEVPVPSRLSTIVEGETLFNDILTLVLFNLVLNVNTTGSFSVLGGLQQLFVAIAGSILVGLGLGYLSTGSTGLLARLDDPLSSILLTVAVALGTFQIGQVLGVSGGVAVVVAGLIFGTIGLASHVSASNKLTLLSFWECASFAVNSFIFLLIGIEIDLITLWQTLPAVLLAVFACQVARIISVYGLLALVRWFDRPVPWRWQHVLFFGNIKGSLSMALALSLPSALAERSQLITLVFGTVLLSLIGQGLSLPWLVKSLHLSPLSTSRQQTEQLQAQLMTAKAAQDELDNLLRSGVLPKAVYEEMRSAYQVRVAGAEKALREIYNRRPNELDATVGNLTKFDAIRRRLLLAEKGALNDAIRKQILSEEIARSRLQKLDEQLLSLEDD, from the coding sequence ATGGAAGTCGCTCAGTTAGTTACTGTCTTAATTATCCTGTTACTGGTTGCGACTGGCGTGGCTTTACTATCTCGTTGGTTGCGAATGCCTTACGTTGCAGGTTTAGTATTAGCTGGTTTAGCTATTACCCAACTTTTACCTCAACGTATTGGTTTAGATGCCTCTCTAGTTTTGAATTTGTTTTTGCCAATTCTCCTGTTTGAGGCAGCTATCAACACTGATATTAGCCGTCTGCGTAACACTGTTAAACCGATTGCTCTCCTAGCAGGACCGGGAGTCGTTATCGCTGCTGGAATTATAGCACTAGTGCTGAAATTCGGACTGGGATTGACTTGGATACCAGCGTTACTAGTTGGAGTGATTTTGGCAAACACGGATACTGTTTCTGTGATTGCCGTCTTCAAAGAAGTGCCAGTACCCTCTCGACTATCCACAATTGTTGAGGGGGAAACTTTATTTAATGATATCCTCACGCTGGTTTTATTTAACTTAGTTTTGAATGTCAATACTACTGGCTCATTCTCAGTTTTGGGTGGATTGCAACAACTTTTTGTGGCGATCGCCGGCAGTATTTTAGTAGGGTTAGGATTGGGCTATTTAAGTACGGGTAGCACGGGTTTGCTAGCTCGATTAGACGATCCACTCAGTAGCATCTTACTAACAGTAGCAGTAGCACTAGGAACCTTTCAAATCGGTCAGGTTTTGGGAGTTTCTGGTGGAGTGGCTGTAGTTGTTGCAGGATTAATTTTCGGCACGATTGGGCTTGCTAGTCATGTATCGGCTTCTAATAAATTAACTTTGTTAAGTTTTTGGGAATGCGCTAGTTTTGCTGTTAACAGCTTCATTTTTCTGCTTATCGGCATAGAAATTGACTTGATAACTCTCTGGCAAACCCTACCTGCCGTATTGCTAGCAGTTTTTGCTTGCCAAGTGGCACGTATTATCTCTGTTTATGGACTGTTAGCTTTAGTGCGTTGGTTCGACCGTCCGGTTCCGTGGCGCTGGCAGCACGTTTTATTTTTCGGTAACATCAAAGGATCGCTGTCAATGGCGCTTGCCCTCAGTTTACCAAGTGCATTGGCAGAGAGATCGCAGTTGATTACTTTGGTATTTGGTACGGTTTTGCTGTCTCTAATTGGGCAAGGTTTGAGTTTACCTTGGTTAGTCAAAAGTTTACATTTGTCCCCTTTATCCACTTCTCGTCAACAGACTGAACAATTACAAGCACAGTTGATGACGGCTAAAGCAGCACAAGATGAATTAGATAATTTGTTGAGGTCAGGAGTATTACCAAAAGCTGTTTATGAAGAGATGCGATCGGCTTATCAGGTAAGAGTAGCAGGGGCAGAAAAAGCCTTGCGAGAAATCTACAATCGCCGCCCAAATGAGTTAGACGCTACTGTAGGTAATCTCACTAAATTCGATGCTATTCGTCGTCGCTTATTATTAGCAGAAAAAGGAGCGCTGAACGATGCAATTCGCAAGCAAATTCTTTCAGAAGAAATTGCGCGATCGCGCTTGCAAAAGCTTGACGAACAACTACTAAGCCTAGAAGACGATTGA
- the recN gene encoding DNA repair protein RecN: MLISLQIENFALIDQLELEFGTGLNVLTGETGAGKSIILDAIDAALGGKVNSRAIRTGTNRALIEATFRLDKDLADWLITEEIELLDDNSLICSRELTVAQNSLRSRSRVNGVLVNRQQMAQLRDRLVEITAQGQAVQVGQAAQVREWLDLYGGTSHFQQREVVATAYTAYQEVKTNLEKRRQSDRQRLQQIDLLTYQVKELETASLGEPDELEQLEQERQRLSHVVELQQSSYKVYQVLYQNENDGQASADLLADAEATLTDMVQYDIQLQPILDLVGEALAAVTEAGRQIGAYGESLESDPQRLEIVESRIRELKLVCRKYGTLPEAIAYYQKIQTELAELNDSEQSIEALEQQERKYLDRLLQECDRLTQLRQQAAAKLEAQILAELKPLAMEKVQFQVEIASTVPTATGNNQISFLFSPNPGEPLQPLIAIASGGEMSRFLLALKACFSQAEASGTLIFDEIDVGVSGRVAQAIADKLHHLSQRHQVLCVTHQPLVAAMADRHFRVDKQVIVGAGLSDTPGDKQTIPANPPVPESGVVGAGLSDTPGDKQTIQTNPPVPGSGEIRTVVRVAALDNFDTRREELANLAGGKSAQDAIAFAESLLTQAANQRQTPQNGAATKSRSAKSTKKR; this comes from the coding sequence ATGTTAATCTCCCTCCAGATTGAAAACTTTGCTTTAATTGACCAGCTGGAGTTGGAATTCGGCACTGGTCTGAATGTCCTCACAGGCGAAACTGGTGCTGGTAAATCGATTATTTTGGATGCGATCGATGCAGCTTTGGGTGGAAAAGTCAATAGTCGCGCTATCCGCACGGGAACAAATCGCGCCTTGATTGAAGCGACATTTCGATTGGATAAAGATTTGGCTGACTGGCTAATTACAGAAGAAATCGAACTACTTGACGATAATTCCTTAATATGCAGTCGCGAGTTAACCGTAGCTCAAAATAGCCTCCGCAGCCGATCGCGAGTCAATGGGGTACTCGTCAACCGCCAGCAAATGGCACAACTACGCGATCGCTTGGTAGAAATTACTGCCCAAGGGCAAGCCGTACAAGTAGGACAAGCAGCCCAAGTACGAGAATGGCTAGATTTATATGGTGGTACAAGTCACTTTCAACAACGGGAAGTTGTCGCAACTGCCTATACCGCATACCAAGAAGTTAAAACTAATTTAGAAAAACGGCGACAGTCCGATCGCCAGCGGTTGCAACAAATTGACTTACTAACTTATCAAGTCAAAGAATTAGAAACAGCTAGTTTGGGCGAACCAGACGAACTAGAACAACTGGAACAGGAACGCCAACGCCTCAGCCATGTTGTAGAACTACAACAGTCGAGTTACAAAGTCTATCAAGTCCTCTATCAAAATGAGAATGACGGACAAGCCAGCGCCGACTTGCTAGCAGACGCGGAAGCTACGCTGACAGATATGGTGCAATATGACATCCAGCTACAACCAATCCTCGATTTAGTGGGCGAAGCACTAGCAGCAGTCACGGAAGCAGGACGGCAGATCGGCGCTTATGGAGAAAGTTTAGAATCCGATCCGCAGCGGCTAGAAATCGTTGAATCCCGCATTCGCGAATTGAAACTGGTGTGCCGCAAATACGGTACTCTCCCAGAAGCGATCGCCTACTACCAAAAAATTCAAACAGAACTCGCCGAACTCAACGATAGCGAACAATCGATTGAAGCCTTGGAACAACAGGAACGAAAATATCTGGATCGACTGTTGCAGGAATGCGATCGACTCACCCAACTGCGCCAGCAAGCCGCCGCCAAACTCGAAGCACAGATTCTTGCAGAACTCAAACCCTTGGCGATGGAAAAAGTTCAATTTCAGGTAGAAATAGCCTCTACAGTCCCTACAGCCACCGGAAACAACCAAATTTCTTTTCTGTTTAGCCCCAATCCTGGCGAACCATTACAACCCTTAATTGCGATCGCCTCTGGGGGTGAAATGAGTCGATTTTTACTCGCCCTCAAAGCCTGTTTTTCCCAAGCCGAAGCATCGGGAACGCTCATCTTTGATGAAATTGATGTTGGCGTATCGGGAAGAGTCGCCCAAGCGATCGCCGATAAACTTCACCACCTCAGCCAACGTCACCAAGTGTTGTGCGTCACCCACCAACCCTTAGTTGCAGCAATGGCAGATCGTCATTTTCGGGTAGATAAGCAAGTTATTGTAGGGGCGGGTTTATCAGACACGCCTGGGGACAAACAAACAATCCCGGCAAACCCGCCCGTACCGGAGTCGGGAGTCGTAGGGGCGGGTTTATCAGACACGCCTGGGGACAAACAAACAATTCAGACAAACCCGCCCGTACCGGGATCGGGAGAAATTAGGACGGTTGTGAGAGTTGCAGCTCTGGATAATTTTGATACGCGGCGGGAGGAACTAGCAAATCTCGCTGGTGGTAAATCTGCCCAAGATGCGATCGCCTTTGCTGAATCTCTGCTTACTCAAGCTGCCAACCAACGACAAACACCACAAAACGGTGCAGCCACAAAATCGCGATCGGCTAAATCGACCAAGAAACGATGA
- a CDS encoding GNAT family N-acetyltransferase, with amino-acid sequence MIKEIEVTRTYLKMTAADELKPAKIESDRLQIHQVVECPASFYRYLYTEVGRKYHWCDRLNWTDIQIKNHLKQPNISIWVLYSMSAPAGFFELKQHEDKSVEIAYFGILDEFLSRGLGKHLLTVAIERAWDLTENYIWLHTCTLDHPAAMPNYLNRGFRPFKQETYYI; translated from the coding sequence ATGATAAAAGAAATTGAAGTCACCCGTACCTATTTAAAAATGACAGCGGCAGACGAATTAAAACCTGCCAAAATAGAAAGCGATCGCCTGCAAATTCATCAGGTCGTTGAATGTCCGGCTTCCTTTTATCGCTATCTTTACACGGAAGTTGGACGTAAATACCATTGGTGCGATCGCCTCAACTGGACAGATATTCAAATTAAAAATCATCTCAAACAACCCAACATTTCTATTTGGGTTCTGTATTCTATGAGTGCGCCAGCCGGATTTTTTGAATTAAAACAACACGAAGATAAATCGGTAGAAATTGCTTATTTTGGTATTCTCGACGAATTTTTGAGCAGGGGATTGGGCAAACACCTACTCACTGTAGCGATCGAACGAGCTTGGGATTTGACCGAAAATTATATATGGCTGCATACCTGCACTTTAGACCACCCAGCCGCCATGCCCAACTACCTCAATCGCGGCTTCAGACCTTTTAAACAAGAAACTTATTACATATAG